A window of the Pseudodesulfovibrio hydrargyri genome harbors these coding sequences:
- a CDS encoding winged helix-turn-helix transcriptional regulator — protein sequence MPDDRTNKVSCSNYTYELEIPFEIFSGKWVPSIIWNLSKEDKRFGELKKAMPKVTPKVLSQQLRMLERYGIVNRKAYPEVPPVVVYSLTNIGKKAIPLFENMNEWGAEYLEIRETGYHC from the coding sequence ATGCCCGATGATAGAACCAACAAAGTCAGTTGTAGCAACTACACGTATGAATTGGAGATTCCGTTTGAGATTTTCTCCGGGAAATGGGTCCCGAGCATCATCTGGAATCTCTCGAAAGAGGACAAACGTTTCGGTGAATTGAAAAAAGCCATGCCCAAGGTGACGCCCAAGGTGCTCTCCCAGCAACTGCGCATGCTGGAGCGCTACGGGATCGTCAACAGAAAGGCGTACCCGGAAGTCCCCCCGGTCGTCGTCTACTCGCTGACCAACATCGGCAAGAAGGCCATACCCCTCTTCGAGAACATGAACGAGTGGGGGGCGGAATACCTGGAAATCAGGGAAACCGGATACCACTGTTGA